The Verrucomicrobiia bacterium region TCCTGCTTCTTGTATCCGGGCACCCCGCTCGATGCCAGGTTCTGGGCGATCATCTCCTGCCATCGATCCGTCGCGTTCAGCGCAGAGGCCGCATGGTACAGGCTGACATTCATCCGCCATCCCACTTAGCAGCCGGCGTGCCATCGTCGGAAGCGGCCCATTCCGGCCCGAATCCCGCTCCCCAAGGCGTCTCCCTGGCAATTCCTTCCGCGTCCGCCGGTCGATTCTGCCGGGAACCCACCGTCTTCCCGCGGCACCCGGCAGGGTTGTCCCTCCAAGCCCTGCCCTTGAAACGGCGTGGGAACGCAGGGGGGCGGCGTGCGCGCCAGAGACTCAAGGGACCCAAGGGACCCAAGGGACCCAAGGGACTCAAGGGACCCAAGGGACTCAAGGGACCCAAGGGACTCAAGGGACTCAAGGGACTCAAGGGACTCAAAGGACTCAAGGGACTCAAAGGACTCAAGGGACTCAAAGGACTCAAAGGACCCAAGGGACCCAAGAACGACGCAAACTTCGTGCATATGCACGAAGTTTGCGTCGTTTTCTGAACCGATCCTAATAGACCAGTTCGAGGTCCAGCACCTGCCCGCAGCCGCACACCACCCGCACCCCGGTCACCCGGTCTCCATCCCGGCGCAGCGTCACCTGGGGGGGCGTGACGGGAGCCGGTGTCGAGGCTGGAGCGGCCGTTTCCGCGGCAGCGGCAGCCGGTGGGTGGCAATGCAGCGGGGCGAAGGCCGGCGCAGGGGAATCGCCCGGCGGCGGCAGCACCCGGACGCGGAATCCGCCCGGATCCGCGGCCCGATGGGCGGGCACAGCAAGGGGAACGAAATCAGCCGGCATGGGACAGTTGGGTGGCCGAGAATCTGGGGTCGGGGATCTTGAGCATGATGGTGACACGACGGTTCACTTCCGCCTCCGGCGGGTGGTTGGGCATGGGTGCGGTATCGGCGAAACCCGCCACCTTGCGCATCTGTCCGGCGCTCACGCCATGCACGAGAAGCTTGCGCCGGGCGATGTTGGCACGGTCCGCGGACATCTCCCAGTCGCCGTAGCTGTCGCTCAGGGGCGGATGTCCCTGCTCGGTATGGCCCTCGACCTCGATGGTGAAGGATCTGTACCGGGCCAGTTCCCACGCGAGCGTGGACAGCACCCAGTCGCCGTAGGGGGTGAGGTTGATGGACTGGGGCTCGAAAATGGGCCGCTGCGAGCGGTCAAAGATGGTGATGCGCAGTCCTTCGGCGGTCAGTTCCAGCTCGACCGACCGCTCGGACGGGTCGTCATGCTCGTGCCGGAGCGTCTTCAACAGGTCCTCGTTGAGCCGACGCAGCACCGACAACTCGACCATGGAGGCGGCATCGAAATTGCCGCGGTCCTCGATCTTCATGGGGTCCGACTGGCTGGGGATGATCCCCATGCTCTCCTTGGTCAGGGCGCCGAAGGGATTCTTGAAGGCCCTCTCGACGGCCTCCTTGATCTTCTCGTCCTGGGCGGTGAGCCACAGGACCATGAAGAGCGCCATCATGGCGGTGACGAAGTCCGCGTAGGCCACCTTCCAGGCGCCGCCGTGATGCCCTTTGTGTTTCATGACAGGAGGCTGCTCCGGCTACTTCTTCCCGGGGGCATTGAGGGATTTGAGCATCGCCTCGAGGGCGTCCACGGGCGGTTTGACATCGCTGGCCAGACCGCGGCGGGCGACTTCGACGGCCATGATGGGAGCCATGCCGTTGGCGAACCCGACGACCGACGTCGCGATGCAGCGGATGTAGGACATGCTGGCCTGGTTGAGGAACTCCATGTTGACCGCCAGCGGATTGAGGAACCCGTAGGAAAGGAAGATGCCCAGGAAGGTGCCGACCAGCGCCGCGGCCACCTTGTAGCCGATCTCCTCGATGGGGCCGGAGATGGCGCCCATGGTGATCACGATGCCGAGCACCGCGGCGACAATCCCGAAGCCGGGCATGGCGTCGGCCGCCTTGGTGAGGACCTGCACCGGCTGGTGTTCCTCCTGCTCCATGCTCTCGATCTCGACATCGAGCAGAAGCTTCAACTGGTCCGGCTTGATCTTGCCATCCACGATCGGCCGCAGGCCGCTGCAGAGGAACTCGACCGCATGATGGTTGGCGAGGAACCGGGGGTACTTGGCGAAGATGCTGCTCGCCTTCGGATTCATCACGTGCTCCTCCAGCGCGATCATCCCGTTGCGGCGCCCCAGCATGAACAGCTCGTACAGCGCCTTGAACAGCTCCTCGTACTCGGCCCGTCCGTAGGGCGCCCCCTTGAGGCTCGCCAGCGTGAGCTTGCCCAAGTCCACCAGAACCCGCTTCGGCGACATGATCACCAGCGCCCCCAGGGCGGCTCCGCCGATGATGATGAACTCGGACAGATGCATGAGCGAGCCCACGTGGCCGCCGGCCATCGTGAACCCCCCGATGACCGATCCGAGTACAATGATGGCGCCGATGATGATGATCATGGGGTCGTCCTGCGGGGCTTCACGCCTCCGGATTCCGTGCGCCGCAGGTAGCTCTTCAACGCCAGGATCGCCTGGGCATGAATCTGGCAGATCCGGGACTCGGTCACTCCGAACACCTCCGCGATCTCACGCAGCCGCAGATCCTCGTAATAGTAGAGTGCCAGCACCTTTCGCTGCGCGTCCGGGAGCTGCTCGATGCGATCGGCCAGCAACTGCGCCAGCTCGCGCCGGGCAGCCTGTTCGCCGGGCGAGGGCTCCCGATCGTCCGACAGCGTTTCCATCGGCCGCGGCCGGTCTTCGTCGGCGCCGGTCTTGACGGCGTCGAGGGAGACAAACGTCGCGGGCCGGATCTCGGCGAGCAGTTCGCGGTACTCCTCGAGGCCCAGCCCCATGGCCCGGGCCACCTCCCCCTCGCCAGGCACGCTCCCGCACTCCTGTTCGAGGCGCTGCATGACCTCCTGCACGCGCCGGGCCTTTTCGTGCACGGAGCGGGGCACCCAGTCCATGCGGCGCAGCTCGTCGAGCACGGCGCCTCGAATCCGCACCCTCGCGTACGTCTCGAAGGAGGCGCCGCCGAGCGGGTTGAACCGGCGGATGGCATGGAGCAACCCGACGAGCCCGGCGCTCTGCAGGTCCTCGATGTCCACGTGGGGCGGGAGAGCCATTGCCAGGCGGCCCACG contains the following coding sequences:
- a CDS encoding OmpA family protein; translated protein: MKHKGHHGGAWKVAYADFVTAMMALFMVLWLTAQDEKIKEAVERAFKNPFGALTKESMGIIPSQSDPMKIEDRGNFDAASMVELSVLRRLNEDLLKTLRHEHDDPSERSVELELTAEGLRITIFDRSQRPIFEPQSINLTPYGDWVLSTLAWELARYRSFTIEVEGHTEQGHPPLSDSYGDWEMSADRANIARRKLLVHGVSAGQMRKVAGFADTAPMPNHPPEAEVNRRVTIMLKIPDPRFSATQLSHAG
- the motA gene encoding flagellar motor stator protein MotA; the protein is MIIIIGAIIVLGSVIGGFTMAGGHVGSLMHLSEFIIIGGAALGALVIMSPKRVLVDLGKLTLASLKGAPYGRAEYEELFKALYELFMLGRRNGMIALEEHVMNPKASSIFAKYPRFLANHHAVEFLCSGLRPIVDGKIKPDQLKLLLDVEIESMEQEEHQPVQVLTKAADAMPGFGIVAAVLGIVITMGAISGPIEEIGYKVAAALVGTFLGIFLSYGFLNPLAVNMEFLNQASMSYIRCIATSVVGFANGMAPIMAVEVARRGLASDVKPPVDALEAMLKSLNAPGKK
- a CDS encoding FliA/WhiG family RNA polymerase sigma factor, with the translated sequence MIATYSQATQEGPPPVANLSQVWTCYARAGHGSTAENDLVERHVSLVKTVVGRLAMALPPHVDIEDLQSAGLVGLLHAIRRFNPLGGASFETYARVRIRGAVLDELRRMDWVPRSVHEKARRVQEVMQRLEQECGSVPGEGEVARAMGLGLEEYRELLAEIRPATFVSLDAVKTGADEDRPRPMETLSDDREPSPGEQAARRELAQLLADRIEQLPDAQRKVLALYYYEDLRLREIAEVFGVTESRICQIHAQAILALKSYLRRTESGGVKPRRTTP